Part of the Prunus dulcis chromosome 8, ALMONDv2, whole genome shotgun sequence genome is shown below.
taacatggatagttatgttcaaTAAAAGTAGGACCTATTATctgatttgtttttaattttaattttttaaatatgaaaaaagtgaatttatcatattatcctcatttaattaataattttaattcttaatgtttgaattaaccaataacattttctggtattttgaatgtttcaccattctatgccttttgctttatatatgaCCACAAATCGGGACTGATagatttatatttattaaatcaaatccttggttaaattttgaaaatagataagtattttttttacgaacaaaaaaaaaaaacatagaaaataaataaaaggggCAGTTGGGTCAAAGAACAGATTCAAATACATGCTGTAACGTACACAAGCGTGAGTGCAGCGAGGCCAAACATGCCTCCGACCTTGTTGGCGCCATCGAACCGCTCTCTATTCTGCTTCCCATTCCCAAACATTTGAtcgacaaaagaaaaagaaaaaaaaaaaacccaatctCATCCCTCTCtgtccaaattttcaatttcaatttcactGAATCCCAAAAAGCCACGCCCAAGGCACACACAGGTTCGTCATGCATATGAATATGTGCATTTCCTCtgtttcatcttcttcttcttcttcctctgtttGATAGCCGTTTCGAATGTGAATTTGCAGGAGCTAGCAATTGAAAATGGCGACCCTTCAAGATATATCAGTATCGGCGGCCATCAATATATTGTCTGCATTGGGCTTTCTCGTGGCCTTTGCTCTGATACGGCTTCAACCGTTCAACGACAGAGTATACTTTCCCAAATGGTACCTCAAGGGGATCAGAGGAAGCCCCACGAGTTCTGGGGCTTTCGTCAAAAAATTCGTCAACTTGGACGCCAAAACCTACATCAAGTTTCTCAATTGGATGCCGGCAGCATTGCGGATGCCTGAGCCGGAGCTCATTGATCACGCAGGCCTCGATTCCGCTGCCTACATTCGGATTTACATACTCGGGTAACTTTTTCATGTACATGTTACAAAACAAATGTCACATGTGATCGTCTTTACGGGGACTGTTATTACTACTCCAAAATAGTAGTCTTAAGGTACAGGAACCTTAGTGCAGAATAAATAACTATTTTGGTATGCTAATAACAGTTCCCTAATTTTTCATGCTAAACTATTGATGATATTTTAATGATACTAATTAATTACACGTAGGTTGAAGATATTTGTCCCCATTACTGCACTTGCGCTTATTGTTTTGGTGCCTGTCAATTATACCGGAAATACGCTGGGAAAGACCCGTGAAGTAACATTCAGCGATATTGATAAGCTCTCAATATCCAATATTCCTTCCGGATCTCCCAAGTGAGTTTCTTCTCTCttattttgctttgttttcttctagGCTGTAAATATCATGGTTTTTGGGACTCAGAAatactttttgttgttggttttaATTCACCAAGTATGACTTTATCTTATGTCTTGTAGGTTTTGGGCACATATGGTGATGTCTTATGTCTTCTCCTTTTGGACGTGCTTTGTTTTATACCATGAATACAAGACAGTGGCTACTAAAAGGCTTGCATTTTTAGCATCTGAAAAACGCCGTCCAGATCAATTTACGGTGAGGGCATCTACATGGTGCTCTGTTTTGTTTCCTCAATGATATGTGTTTAtagaatttgatttattatgtCTTCTCCCATTAGATTCTGCTTAGCTTTCAGCTGTTGACAATATTATCTCTATGTCCCCCACAGGTTCTTGTAAGGAATGTACCCCCAGATCCTGATGAATCAGTCAGTGAGCATATTGAACATTTCTTCTGCGTAAACCATCCCGATCACTACCTTACACATCAAGTATGCGGTTTTTTAaacttgtttgattttttttgtttgtttgactGCTGAAAGAATCAGCATATACTgctgaaaaaaatttcaagaacaaaataGTAAACTGTATTGTATCTGCAATAGGTTTCCAGTGTTACAACAACTTAACTATTGTTTGTAACCTTTAAATGTCTGTAGGTTGTATACAATGCAAATAAACTTGCGGCGGTGGTCgcgaagaagaagagttgGAATAACTGGCTTGTTTACTACCAAACCAAATATGAAAGAAACCCTAAGTCAAGGCCTACTACAAAGGTTTCTTTCTTTACTTGATATTTGATAACCGCtcaattatgtttttgtttgagaGTTTCATTTGTTAATAATTTGTCACTATTGAGTTCATCATCTCATATCCCATTAGACAGGTTTCTTGGGCCTGTGGGGACATAAAGTGGACGCGATTAATTACTACACAGAGGAGATTGAGAAGATGAGCCAAGAAGTGAGTATGCCTCCTTATACCTATACTTTGTATTGACTTATGCAAGTGTTGttgctatttatttttacatctGCTAGCTAATTTAGATATATCCAATGAAGATGCTGCTGCATGTAGCCAAatattctcttctcttcccaAAAAATGAATGGGAACTAATCTGCTAGAGTGTACGTGTTGTTTTTGTTCGTCCGTTCTAGATGCATAATGATGTAGATTTCATGCaggaaaaacaagaaagggAAAAGGTTGTAAGTGATCCTGATGCCATAATGCCTGCAGCATTTGTTTCATTCAGAACGCGATGGGGAGCAGCTGTATGTGCTCAAACTCAGCAATCAAGTAATCCTATCCTCTGGTTGACAGAGTGGGCTTCTGAGCCACGCGACATCTATTGGAGAAATCTTGCAATTCCATATGTTGAACTCAATGTTCGGAAACTACTCATGGCTGtagccttttttttccttactttCTTCTTTATGATTCCAATAGCATTCGTCCAATCTCTAGCCAACATTGAGGGGATTATGAAGGTCCTTCCTTTCTTGAAGCCACTACTGGAGATGTGAGTCCCTATTTCATTCTGTTAGTTATTGATTTCTCATGTGTGGTTATATGGACTAAGAATAAAGGTTTCAAATCGTCAcccctcttttctttttcttttttccttttttccccAGGAAGTCCGTTAAGTCTGTCATCCAAGGTTTTCTTCCAGGAATTGCATTAAAGATATTCCTTGCTATGCTTCCAATGATTCTTATGATAATGTCCAAGATAGAAGGTTTCACATCACTCTCATCTCTGGATAGGAGGTCTGCTGCGAAGTATCATTTGTTCATACTTATAAATGTGTTTCTGGGAAGCATTGTTACAGGAACAGCACTTCAGCAGCTTGAGAAACTTATGAACGAGCCCTCAACAGAGTAATTTTGTGTAACTCTTTCCATGTGTCTATCCAGACTGTCAGAGTTGTTTGTCTTTTGTTGTGTTAATGGCAAATAATAATTTCCAATAAGCAGAAATCAAGATGTACCATTTGCATCCCTAGGTTTCTTTTCTTATGGAATTACGTTGATGTTTTTCACAACTTAGCAGCAATGTTGACATTTGCATCTTTGTGTCTTACACTTggaattttccaaatttgacTATTGATGATGGGATATCTGACAGGATACATACTATTGGTTTTGCAGATTCACAAAAACTGTTGGGAGGTCCATTCCAATGAAAGCCACATTCTTCATTACTTATATCATGGTTGATGGTTGGAGTGGAGTTGCTGCAGAAATCGTCAGATTggttcctttaattttgttccACCTTAAGAACACATTTTTGGTCAAGACAGAAGAAGACAGGGAGCAGGCAATGGATCCT
Proteins encoded:
- the LOC117637456 gene encoding CSC1-like protein At4g02900; this translates as MATLQDISVSAAINILSALGFLVAFALIRLQPFNDRVYFPKWYLKGIRGSPTSSGAFVKKFVNLDAKTYIKFLNWMPAALRMPEPELIDHAGLDSAAYIRIYILGLKIFVPITALALIVLVPVNYTGNTLGKTREVTFSDIDKLSISNIPSGSPKFWAHMVMSYVFSFWTCFVLYHEYKTVATKRLAFLASEKRRPDQFTVLVRNVPPDPDESVSEHIEHFFCVNHPDHYLTHQVVYNANKLAAVVAKKKSWNNWLVYYQTKYERNPKSRPTTKTGFLGLWGHKVDAINYYTEEIEKMSQEEKQEREKVVSDPDAIMPAAFVSFRTRWGAAVCAQTQQSSNPILWLTEWASEPRDIYWRNLAIPYVELNVRKLLMAVAFFFLTFFFMIPIAFVQSLANIEGIMKVLPFLKPLLEMKSVKSVIQGFLPGIALKIFLAMLPMILMIMSKIEGFTSLSSLDRRSAAKYHLFILINVFLGSIVTGTALQQLEKLMNEPSTEFTKTVGRSIPMKATFFITYIMVDGWSGVAAEIVRLVPLILFHLKNTFLVKTEEDREQAMDPGSLNFATNEPRTQLYFLLGLVYCVVTPILLPFILIFFSFAYLVFRHQIINVYDQKYESAAAFWPQVHRRVIIGLIISQILLMGLFSTLGVAKSTFILVAQPVLTIWFHRVCKGRFESAFLKFPLQEAMVKDTVEKATEPNLNLMNYLKDAYVHPVFKEGQPQKHEDLDEEDSSPLVPTKRTSQMGSKHESDASSEVKN